A single Lactuca sativa cultivar Salinas chromosome 8, Lsat_Salinas_v11, whole genome shotgun sequence DNA region contains:
- the LOC111893298 gene encoding RING-H2 finger protein ATL51, whose protein sequence is MANDGNGLLTEVYIILLVIASGALLIALYHCISMLWWDLRRHQRRHGPNEIQLQGNDLSIENSVAGLIPAHKHKKIMGSQEDESMCAVCLSEFEEGEELRTLPDCMHTFHVPCIDMWLYSHRNCPICRMDAAIVASPMMEIIYIVDPQQQDVTRSQNSDVT, encoded by the coding sequence ATGGCGAACGACGGCAATGGACTTCTAACCGAAGTATATATTATTCTTCTTGTTATTGCATCTGGGGCATTGTTGATCGCATTATATCATTGTATCTCGATGCTTTGGTGGGATTTACGTCGTCATCAACGGCGACACGGTCCCAATGAGATACAATTGCAAGGAAATGATTTAAGCATTGAGAATTCTGTTGCTGGACTCATCCCGGCCCATAAACATAAAAAGATCATGGGCTCACAGGAGGATGAGTCCATGTGTGCGGTGTGTCTAAGCGAGTTTGAGGAAGGAGAAGAATTACGCACTTTGCCTGATTGCATGCACACTTTTCATGTCCCTTGCATCGACATGTGGTTGTACTCACATCGTAATTGTCCCATTTGTCGAATGGATGCAGCCATTGTAGCTTCACCAATGATGGAGATTATATATATAGTTGACCCACAACAACAAGATGTAACAAGATCACAAAATTCGGATGTGACATAA